Within Nocardioides rotundus, the genomic segment GGCCTCGCGCGCTGAAGCAGACCGCCTACATCTCCTCGTGCGTGTCCGGGTCGCCGGAGAAGCGGCGACCGTCAGCGCGGCCGAGGTCGGTGATCGCGCTCATCTCGTCGTCGGTGAGCGCGAACCCGTCGAGGTCGAGGTTCTCGCGCTGCCGCTCGGCCCCCGCGGCCTTGGGCAGCGGCAGCGAGTCGAGCTGGAGGTGCCAGCGCAGCACCACCTGGGCGGGGGTCACGCCGTGCGCCTGCGCGGCGGCGACGACCGGCTCCTCCTCGAACGGGGTCGGGTTCTTCCCCAGCGGGCTCCACGCCTCGGTCTGGATCCCCAGCTCGGCGTGCACGGCCCGCAGCTCGGTCTGCGGGAAGTAGGGGTGCATCTCGACCTGGTTCACCGCCGGCGTGACGCCGGTGTCGTCGATGATCCGGCGCAGGTGCTCGGGGGTGAAGTTGCTGACCCCGATGGTGCGCACCAGCCCGGCGGCCTGTACCTCCACCAGCGCCTGCCACGCCTCGGGGTAGAGCCCGCGGCTCGGGTTGGGCCAGTGGATGAGCGCCACGTCGATCTGGTCGACGCCGAGCCGCTGGGCGGAGTCGCGCAGGGACTGCGCGGCCAGGTCGTGGGCGTGGAAGCGGCCGGGGATCTTGGTCTGGATCCGGACGTCGCCGCGCGGCAGCCCGCTGCGCCGCAGCGCCTCGCCGGTCTCCTCCTCGTTCTCGTAGTTCACCGCCGAGTCGAGCAGCCGGTAGCCGTTCTCCAGCGCCGAGACGATCGCCGCGATGCCGTCGTCACCCTTGA encodes:
- a CDS encoding aldo/keto reductase, with the protein product MALSTYTLNDGTTLPKVGFGTHPLKGDDGIAAIVSALENGYRLLDSAVNYENEEETGEALRRSGLPRGDVRIQTKIPGRFHAHDLAAQSLRDSAQRLGVDQIDVALIHWPNPSRGLYPEAWQALVEVQAAGLVRTIGVSNFTPEHLRRIIDDTGVTPAVNQVEMHPYFPQTELRAVHAELGIQTEAWSPLGKNPTPFEEEPVVAAAQAHGVTPAQVVLRWHLQLDSLPLPKAAGAERQRENLDLDGFALTDDEMSAITDLGRADGRRFSGDPDTHEEM